A stretch of Henckelia pumila isolate YLH828 chromosome 4, ASM3356847v2, whole genome shotgun sequence DNA encodes these proteins:
- the LOC140862324 gene encoding uncharacterized protein, whose protein sequence is MAMTESRLDILEMHMSNMGATMKYLETQIGQLENSLKDHNIVEKKNKGKEAEGSESKPMESMDEPKQKPMFKPKLPYPQRLKKKAWDEQFAKFLEIVRKHHINIPFTDSLLQMPNYGKFLKELMYKKWNLEEFDTEFRTCKVKSTTIALQLADRSLIYSRGIIEDVLVKMDKFIFHAVLDKEEDANMSLNLGRPFFDTAEAKIVKKGKMSIGVEGEKATFTFLKEAKNQVFMIDHEKMMKSCCKVVSAVEFPK, encoded by the exons ATGGCAATGACTGAGTCTCGTCTTGATATCTTGGAGATGCATATGAGTAATATGGGTGCTACAATGAAATATTTGGAGACACAGATTGGACAGTTGGAGAATTCATTGAAAGATCACAACATAG TTGAGAAGAAGAATAAAGGTAAAGAAGCTGAAGGTAGTGAGAGTAAGCCTATGGAGTCGATGGATGAGCCCAAACAGAAACCCATGTTTAAGCCGAAGCTTCCTTATCCTCAAAGATTGAAGAAGAAAGCATGGGACGAACAGTTTGCTAAATTTCTTGAGATCGTCAGGAAACATCACATAAATATTCCATTCACCGATTCTTTActgcaaatgccgaattatggtaaattcttgaaagagttGATGTATAAGAAGTGGAATTTGGAGGAGTTTGATACA GAGTTTAGGACTTGCAAGGTGAAGTCCACGACAATCGCATTGCAGCTAGCCGATAGATCGCTCATATATTCGCGTGGAATCATCGAGGATGTTCTAGTAAAAatggataaatttatttttcatgcgGTGCTAGATAAGGAGGAGGACGCAAATATGTCATTGAATTTGGGGAGACCGTTCTTCGATACTGCTGAAGCCAAGATCGTCAAGAAAGGAAAGATGTCGATAGGTGTTGAAGGTGAGAAAGCGACGTTTACTTTTCTCAAAGAGGCTAAAAATCAAGTGTTCATGATTGATCATGAAAAAATGATGAAAAGTTGTTGCAAAGTTGTTAGTGCTGTAGAATTTCCAAAATAA